In one window of Maribacter sp. BPC-D8 DNA:
- the ggt gene encoding gamma-glutamyltransferase: MNQIKITLLLVALISFGSCKENPAVPTGTVTEKAMVVSAREEASKIGSDIMQKGGNVFDAMVATEMALVVAYPFAGNLGGGGFMVYRKANGESGSLDYREKAPLSAHKNMYLDSLGNVIPGKSTLGATAVGVPGTVAGIIEVHKKFGSLPLEEIMAPVIALAERGVVVTANQEKRLASQRDKFIEVNSDSTKFATVYKMNDTIKYPALANTFRSIAKNGRDGFYKGEVAKKLAAFIQEKGGYVTEEDLEKYQAIWRDPITFNYKDLHIISMSPPSSGGVTINQIFKMMEKYDIAKLGHNSPKMVQLFTEASRRAYADRNYFLGDPDFVEIPYDKLLSDEYLAERMANFSFDKATKSSEVEHGNIEIVESMETTHYSIVDQEGNAVSVTTTLNGAYGSKLYSDELGFFLNNEMDDFSAKAGVPNMFGLVGAEANSIAAEKRMLSSMTPTIVERDGKLWMVVGTPGGSTIITAVAQTILNGYEFKMSMQDAVNAPRFHHQWLPDMVIFEPDGFPIELKEELKTKGYIINEERTPIIGKVDAIRVLANGKLEGGADKRGDDAAIGF, encoded by the coding sequence ATGAATCAAATTAAAATAACACTTTTGCTGGTTGCCTTGATATCTTTTGGCAGTTGCAAAGAGAATCCTGCAGTACCAACGGGTACGGTTACAGAAAAAGCAATGGTAGTTTCAGCACGTGAAGAAGCTTCTAAAATAGGTAGTGATATTATGCAAAAAGGCGGTAATGTTTTTGATGCAATGGTGGCTACTGAAATGGCATTAGTTGTCGCTTATCCCTTTGCAGGTAATTTAGGTGGTGGCGGATTCATGGTATACAGAAAAGCAAATGGTGAATCGGGATCTTTAGATTATCGCGAGAAAGCACCGTTATCTGCGCATAAAAACATGTACCTAGATTCATTGGGTAATGTAATACCTGGTAAAAGTACATTAGGGGCTACCGCAGTTGGTGTTCCAGGTACTGTTGCTGGTATTATTGAGGTTCACAAAAAATTCGGATCTCTACCACTTGAAGAAATTATGGCTCCTGTGATTGCTTTGGCAGAGCGTGGCGTAGTGGTAACCGCCAATCAAGAAAAAAGACTAGCAAGTCAACGCGATAAGTTTATTGAAGTAAATAGCGACAGTACCAAGTTTGCGACCGTGTACAAAATGAACGATACTATTAAATACCCTGCTTTGGCAAATACCTTTAGAAGTATTGCAAAAAATGGTAGAGACGGATTCTATAAAGGGGAAGTAGCAAAAAAACTTGCTGCATTTATTCAAGAAAAAGGTGGGTATGTTACAGAAGAAGATTTAGAAAAATACCAAGCAATATGGAGAGATCCTATCACTTTTAACTACAAAGACCTGCATATAATTTCTATGAGTCCGCCAAGTAGTGGTGGCGTAACCATCAATCAAATATTCAAGATGATGGAAAAATACGATATTGCAAAACTTGGTCATAATTCACCTAAAATGGTGCAATTATTTACCGAAGCATCTAGAAGAGCCTATGCAGACAGAAACTACTTTTTAGGTGATCCTGATTTTGTTGAAATACCTTATGACAAATTATTAAGTGATGAATACCTTGCCGAAAGAATGGCAAACTTCTCTTTTGACAAAGCGACTAAATCTTCTGAAGTAGAACATGGCAATATTGAAATTGTTGAAAGTATGGAAACTACCCACTACTCTATTGTTGATCAAGAAGGTAATGCTGTTTCGGTAACAACTACACTAAACGGTGCGTATGGCTCTAAGTTGTATTCAGATGAGCTTGGCTTCTTTTTAAACAACGAAATGGATGATTTCAGCGCTAAAGCCGGTGTACCCAATATGTTCGGTCTAGTTGGCGCAGAAGCTAACAGTATAGCAGCTGAAAAAAGAATGCTCAGTAGCATGACCCCAACTATCGTTGAACGCGATGGTAAATTATGGATGGTTGTTGGCACACCGGGTGGATCTACAATTATTACTGCTGTAGCTCAAACCATTTTAAATGGATATGAGTTTAAAATGAGTATGCAAGATGCTGTTAACGCTCCTCGATTCCATCATCAATGGTTACCAGACATGGTTATCTTTGAACCAGACGGATTCCCTATTGAACTGAAAGAAGAACTAAAGACCAAAGGATATATAATCAACGAAGAAAGAACCCCTATTATTGGAAAAGTTGATGCTATTCGCGTTTTAGCAAATGGCAAGCTTGAAGGTGGTGCCGATAAACGTGGAGACGATGCTGCAATAGGGTTCTAG
- a CDS encoding GNAT family N-acetyltransferase, whose amino-acid sequence MDIKLITFNEVTADLQSQLTELYKQLNAELTQLDLATALSDYNTTDVVICLDDDKLVGIAMMAKYKVVSGHKGMIEDVVVSSEYRGQGIGRKLMEKLLEQAEKSKLDDVLLFSGHHRTAAISLYKSLGFKLKESGMYIKKY is encoded by the coding sequence ATGGATATTAAATTAATCACTTTCAACGAAGTTACAGCAGACCTACAATCTCAACTTACTGAACTCTATAAACAATTGAATGCTGAGTTAACGCAATTAGATTTGGCAACCGCTCTTTCTGATTACAATACCACAGATGTTGTAATTTGTTTAGATGATGATAAATTAGTTGGTATTGCTATGATGGCAAAATACAAGGTAGTATCTGGACACAAAGGAATGATTGAAGATGTGGTTGTTTCTTCTGAATATAGAGGCCAAGGTATTGGCAGAAAGCTAATGGAAAAGCTTTTAGAACAAGCAGAAAAATCAAAACTTGACGATGTGCTATTATTCAGCGGTCACCACAGAACTGCAGCAATTTCACTTTATAAAAGCTTAGGTTTTAAATTAAAAGAGAGCGGTATGTATATTAAAAAATATTAA
- a CDS encoding TIGR03915 family putative DNA repair protein, protein MNASKTLVYDGSFNGFLTAVFIGFEQKLTHADIQKKGQLQSGLFAETETIFTNIEKAQRVWNGVRKKSNSAIKNIYFAFLSEQNNMEALIYRYIQKLMGSKYNGATDFSDDGVLKINQLSHKVGREKHRMEAFVRFQLTKDDVYFANIEPDFDVLPLISKHFRNRYADQQWIIYDVKRKYGLFYDLNTVEIISLDLSDIHTNSMEKSAAFTNAEYEYQDLWNNYFKSTTIKSRINNKLHFQHVPKRYWKYLSEKKEAV, encoded by the coding sequence ATGAATGCTTCAAAAACTTTAGTTTACGACGGTAGTTTTAATGGTTTTTTAACTGCTGTATTTATAGGCTTTGAACAAAAGCTTACGCATGCCGATATTCAGAAAAAAGGGCAATTACAAAGCGGACTTTTTGCTGAAACGGAAACTATATTTACCAACATTGAAAAAGCACAACGGGTTTGGAACGGTGTACGTAAAAAGAGCAACAGCGCTATTAAAAATATATACTTTGCATTTTTGAGCGAACAGAATAATATGGAAGCACTAATCTACCGCTATATTCAAAAGCTTATGGGAAGTAAATATAATGGGGCCACTGATTTTAGTGATGATGGAGTTTTAAAAATAAATCAGCTTTCACATAAGGTCGGTAGAGAAAAGCATCGTATGGAAGCATTTGTACGATTTCAATTAACAAAAGATGATGTATATTTTGCGAACATAGAACCAGATTTTGATGTATTGCCGTTAATCTCCAAGCATTTTAGAAATAGATATGCTGACCAACAATGGATTATTTATGATGTAAAACGTAAATACGGACTATTCTATGATTTGAATACTGTTGAAATCATTTCATTAGATTTATCTGATATTCATACCAATAGTATGGAGAAAAGTGCTGCTTTCACAAATGCTGAATATGAATATCAAGACCTTTGGAATAATTATTTCAAAAGCACAACTATAAAATCTCGAATTAATAACAAACTACATTTTCAACATGTACCAAAGCGTTATTGGAAATATCTCTCAGAGAAGAAAGAAGCTGTTTAA
- a CDS encoding lysophospholipid acyltransferase family protein, which yields MQLLAFVLIYPFLWVVSILPHRLFYGLSDIACFFIYRVFGYRRKVVQENLNLVFPDKSADEIHRIEKEFYKHLCDMFLEMVKTMNLSKEAVAKKYHLVNPEVLLEIEKERSIIILCAHYANWEWNVSINNYVNSKGYAVYQKINNSYFDNFIRKTRARWNTTLITQGQTAKTIIHNYRNNVRATYGMVSDQSPQAHRAHYWTDFMGITVPIFNGGEALARKTGLATVFLKVSKVRRGHYKAEFTPISINSKETKEHEITDKFLRLTEEQIREKPEYYLWTHKRWKHRGKKPAAFADVS from the coding sequence ATGCAACTACTGGCCTTTGTTTTGATCTATCCCTTTTTATGGGTTGTTTCTATTTTGCCACATCGCTTATTTTATGGTTTATCTGATATTGCGTGTTTCTTTATATATCGCGTATTCGGTTATAGAAGAAAAGTGGTGCAAGAGAACTTGAATTTGGTTTTTCCAGATAAGTCTGCAGATGAAATTCATCGTATTGAAAAGGAATTCTACAAACACCTTTGTGATATGTTTTTAGAAATGGTCAAGACCATGAATCTTAGTAAAGAGGCCGTTGCTAAAAAATACCACCTAGTAAATCCTGAAGTATTACTGGAAATCGAAAAAGAACGTAGCATTATTATTTTATGCGCACATTATGCCAATTGGGAATGGAATGTAAGCATCAACAATTATGTAAACTCTAAAGGGTATGCAGTTTATCAAAAAATAAACAACTCTTATTTTGATAATTTCATTAGAAAAACGAGGGCTAGATGGAATACAACTTTAATAACCCAAGGGCAGACTGCTAAAACAATCATTCATAATTATAGAAATAATGTTCGTGCTACCTACGGTATGGTAAGTGATCAGTCTCCTCAAGCACATAGAGCTCATTATTGGACAGATTTCATGGGTATTACTGTTCCCATATTTAATGGTGGCGAAGCGCTAGCACGAAAGACAGGATTAGCAACGGTATTTTTAAAAGTAAGCAAAGTTAGGCGCGGACACTATAAAGCAGAATTCACACCTATCTCTATAAATAGCAAAGAGACCAAAGAACATGAAATCACCGACAAATTCTTAAGACTCACCGAAGAGCAAATTCGAGAAAAACCTGAATACTACCTATGGACCCACAAACGCTGGAAACATAGAGGTAAAAAACCTGCAGCTTTTGCTGATGTTAGTTAA
- a CDS encoding XRE family transcriptional regulator has translation MENELTLKRFTDLRRELGYTQADFAALIGVSNTTADIERGRTKLSGKVVLELLKQFKINPLWLFGESEEQYLETSRTSVIPKVVTVDSANRENMVLVNAKAAAGYPQNISDTSWYQQLPAFDLPIPEFRNATYRGFQVEGDSMLPNLHPGEWVLARAIEHIDYVSANKMYVVVLQDSIMVKKVEKRPNSNNITLISLNETYPPYDIKPFQIQEIWEVSSKITFNVDATTDNSLLRQLQESMKELKDQLQHVKKVN, from the coding sequence ATGGAAAACGAACTAACATTAAAGCGATTTACCGATTTAAGAAGAGAACTGGGTTATACTCAAGCAGACTTTGCTGCACTAATTGGCGTTTCTAATACAACAGCAGATATAGAGCGTGGTAGAACCAAGCTTTCTGGTAAAGTTGTTTTAGAGTTGTTGAAACAATTTAAAATTAATCCGCTTTGGTTGTTTGGAGAAAGTGAAGAACAATATTTAGAGACTTCAAGAACTAGTGTTATACCTAAAGTGGTGACAGTTGATTCTGCAAATCGTGAGAATATGGTTTTGGTAAATGCTAAAGCAGCTGCTGGTTATCCTCAGAATATATCAGATACTAGTTGGTATCAACAATTACCTGCATTCGATCTACCTATTCCTGAATTTAGAAATGCAACCTATCGAGGGTTTCAAGTAGAAGGTGATAGTATGTTACCTAATTTACACCCTGGTGAATGGGTTTTGGCAAGGGCAATTGAACATATAGATTATGTGAGTGCAAATAAGATGTACGTAGTTGTGCTCCAAGATTCCATAATGGTCAAGAAGGTAGAAAAGCGACCGAACTCTAATAACATTACACTAATCTCTTTAAACGAAACTTATCCGCCTTACGATATTAAACCATTTCAGATTCAAGAAATTTGGGAGGTGAGTAGTAAAATTACTTTTAATGTAGATGCTACTACCGATAATAGTCTTTTACGTCAGTTACAAGAATCAATGAAAGAGTTAAAAGATCAATTACAACATGTTAAGAAGGTTAATTAA
- a CDS encoding rhomboid family intramembrane serine protease has translation MYNIDIATIAIIAANVLVSMKGFSDTTFFERYKFSIGAIKAGQKERMATSGFLHVDISHLLFNMLTLYFFAGVVINWFGTTQFLIIYAVSLIGGSLLALSFHKDEPYYSAVGASGAVTGILYSAILLQPNMQLGIMFIPIPVPAYVVGIGYLLYSIYGMKKRLGNIGHTAHFGGAIGGYACTLLFMPSLLQTETLMVGLLALPILLLLVLEKMGKI, from the coding sequence ATGTACAACATTGATATAGCGACCATAGCAATAATAGCGGCAAATGTATTAGTGTCAATGAAGGGGTTCAGTGATACTACTTTTTTTGAACGCTACAAATTTAGTATTGGGGCAATTAAAGCAGGTCAGAAAGAACGTATGGCAACATCGGGATTTCTGCATGTAGATATTTCACATTTATTGTTTAATATGCTTACCCTTTATTTCTTTGCAGGGGTAGTCATCAATTGGTTTGGAACAACTCAGTTTTTAATCATTTATGCTGTAAGTCTTATTGGTGGTAGTTTGTTGGCTTTAAGTTTTCATAAAGACGAACCTTATTACTCTGCGGTTGGTGCAAGTGGTGCGGTAACCGGTATTTTATATTCGGCAATTCTCTTACAGCCAAACATGCAGTTGGGTATTATGTTTATTCCAATTCCGGTTCCTGCGTATGTTGTTGGTATTGGTTATTTGCTATATTCTATTTATGGTATGAAAAAACGATTGGGTAATATTGGGCATACTGCTCATTTTGGAGGAGCGATAGGAGGGTATGCTTGTACCTTATTATTCATGCCTAGCTTGTTGCAAACAGAAACCCTAATGGTGGGTTTATTAGCATTGCCAATACTATTATTATTGGTGCTTGAGAAAATGGGTAAGATTTAG
- a CDS encoding acyl carrier protein phosphodiesterase, whose translation MNFLAHIYLSFNDKEITIGNFIADSIRANKFDHLPIKVQKGIKLHRHIDTYTDSHAIPKISSKRLHANYSHYSRVIVDIYYDHFLAKNWSKYSDVPLDVFVDNFYDLLEDNYEILPIGVKKMMPYMISDNWIFNYSKMDGIARVLNGMNRRTNNKSKMNFAILDLEEHYDAFEAEFTEFFEELITFSKQEFKSLTK comes from the coding sequence ATGAATTTTTTAGCTCATATTTACCTGTCTTTTAATGACAAAGAAATTACCATAGGCAATTTTATAGCCGATAGCATTCGTGCCAATAAATTTGACCACCTACCAATTAAAGTACAAAAAGGTATAAAACTTCATCGTCATATAGACACGTATACTGATAGCCATGCGATACCAAAAATAAGCAGCAAAAGACTTCATGCTAACTATAGTCATTACAGCCGAGTTATCGTTGATATCTACTACGATCACTTTTTAGCAAAAAATTGGTCTAAATATTCTGATGTACCGTTGGATGTTTTTGTGGATAATTTCTATGACCTTTTAGAGGATAATTACGAAATACTACCTATCGGTGTCAAAAAAATGATGCCTTATATGATTAGCGATAATTGGATATTCAACTATTCTAAAATGGATGGAATCGCTCGTGTGCTTAACGGTATGAACCGTAGAACGAATAATAAATCTAAAATGAATTTTGCCATTCTAGACCTTGAAGAACATTACGATGCCTTTGAGGCAGAGTTTACCGAATTCTTTGAAGAACTAATAACATTCTCAAAGCAAGAATTCAAATCTCTTACTAAATAG
- a CDS encoding TetR/AcrR family transcriptional regulator, which yields MKHAEVKNKIIETASFLFYKNGYNSTGINQIIAEAGIAKATLYNHFKSKEEICVAYLQYKNMNFLKDFKNFISSKPQGRSQILAIFDFLELFYQDKDFNGCWCIKTVSEIPKDNEIIRTEIQAQKNDFIAVIAKLISNNLNEIKIEQVNSLARQIYLLYESAVGESHLHQENWPIHESKNLCEKIIA from the coding sequence ATGAAACATGCAGAGGTTAAAAATAAGATTATTGAAACTGCGTCATTTTTATTTTATAAGAATGGTTATAATTCTACCGGTATAAATCAAATTATTGCTGAAGCAGGCATCGCCAAGGCAACCCTCTACAATCATTTTAAGTCTAAAGAAGAGATTTGCGTAGCATACCTACAGTATAAGAATATGAACTTTCTGAAAGATTTTAAAAATTTCATAAGTTCCAAACCACAAGGGAGATCTCAAATTTTAGCCATTTTCGACTTTCTTGAATTGTTTTATCAAGACAAAGATTTTAATGGATGTTGGTGCATAAAGACAGTATCAGAAATACCAAAGGATAATGAAATAATAAGAACTGAAATACAAGCTCAAAAAAATGATTTCATAGCGGTTATTGCAAAATTAATATCCAATAATTTAAACGAAATTAAAATTGAGCAAGTCAATTCTTTAGCTAGACAAATTTACTTGTTATATGAAAGTGCTGTTGGCGAAAGTCATCTTCACCAAGAAAACTGGCCAATTCATGAGTCTAAAAATTTATGTGAAAAAATAATAGCCTAA
- a CDS encoding putative DNA modification/repair radical SAM protein, whose amino-acid sequence MDFNRIKEKLNILADAAKYDVSCSSSGSNRKNKDNGLGDTGNGICHTYTEDGRCVSLLKVLLTNHCIFDCAYCVTRKSNDIKRAAFKIQEVVDLTINFYRRNYIEGLFLSSGIFKSADHTMERLIAVAKKLREEENFNGYIHLKSIPGASDELMYEAGLYADRLSVNIEIPTISGLKLLAPDKKHEDFIKPMLKVKNEIIRYKEERKIIKSTAKYAPAGQSTQMIVGATGESDKDIMYSATHFYKNYQMKRVYYSGYVPISTDSRLPSLGSEVPMLRENRLYQTDWLLRFYGFSVNEILDADNPNLDMDIDPKLMWALRNLNHFPIDINKAEPRMLARIPGIGMGSVHKIISGRKYRRLSWEHLKKMGIALNRAKYFIICNSSDWERRDLDAATIKGMILQSQNSKFKNQYNNQLSLFN is encoded by the coding sequence ATGGATTTTAATAGAATAAAAGAAAAATTAAATATACTGGCAGATGCAGCTAAATACGATGTGTCTTGCTCAAGTAGCGGTAGTAACCGCAAAAACAAGGATAATGGCTTAGGTGATACCGGTAATGGTATTTGCCATACCTACACAGAAGATGGTCGTTGCGTTTCTCTATTAAAAGTTTTACTTACTAATCATTGCATTTTTGATTGCGCCTATTGTGTTACGCGTAAAAGCAATGATATTAAACGAGCTGCTTTTAAAATTCAAGAAGTAGTCGATTTGACCATCAATTTTTATAGAAGAAACTATATAGAAGGGCTGTTCTTAAGTTCTGGCATCTTTAAAAGTGCCGATCATACTATGGAACGTTTGATAGCCGTTGCCAAAAAACTTCGTGAAGAAGAAAACTTCAACGGGTACATTCACCTTAAATCTATACCTGGTGCAAGTGATGAATTAATGTACGAGGCCGGTTTATATGCTGATCGTTTATCTGTCAATATTGAAATCCCCACTATCTCCGGCCTTAAACTTTTAGCTCCGGATAAAAAACATGAAGATTTTATTAAACCGATGTTGAAGGTGAAGAATGAAATTATACGCTATAAGGAGGAGCGTAAAATAATTAAAAGCACTGCAAAATATGCTCCTGCAGGGCAAAGTACCCAAATGATTGTTGGTGCTACTGGCGAAAGCGATAAGGATATTATGTATTCTGCAACTCACTTTTACAAAAACTATCAGATGAAACGGGTTTACTATTCTGGTTACGTACCCATCTCCACAGATAGCAGATTACCTTCTTTGGGTTCTGAAGTACCCATGCTCAGAGAAAATAGATTATATCAGACAGATTGGTTACTTCGCTTTTACGGCTTTAGTGTCAATGAAATTTTAGATGCCGATAATCCGAATTTAGATATGGATATAGATCCCAAATTGATGTGGGCACTTCGAAATCTAAATCATTTTCCTATAGATATTAATAAGGCAGAACCACGAATGTTAGCAAGAATTCCGGGTATAGGAATGGGCTCTGTTCATAAAATTATAAGCGGAAGAAAATACCGCCGATTAAGCTGGGAGCATCTAAAAAAAATGGGTATTGCACTCAATCGAGCAAAGTATTTTATCATCTGTAATTCCTCTGATTGGGAACGAAGAGATTTAGACGCAGCTACTATAAAAGGAATGATTCTTCAATCTCAAAATAGCAAATTCAAAAATCAGTACAACAATCAATTATCCTTATTTAACTAA
- the glmM gene encoding phosphoglucosamine mutase has product MTLIKSISGIRGTIGGKPGENLTPIDAVKFAASYGVWLKDYSKKDKLKVVIGRDARLSGEMMQNLVVSTLVGLGIDVVDLDLSTTPTVEIAVPMENADGGIILTASHNPKQWNALKLLNEKGEFLDAAQGAKILEIAEKEDFDFSDVDDLGVINKNDSYIDIHIDEVLNLSLVDAEVVKKAKFKVVVDGVNSTGGIAIPKLLKEFGVEVVELYCKPTGHFPHNPEPLKEHLKDICDLVIKEKADFGIVVDPDVDRLAFISNDGEMFGEEYTLVACADYVLGKTKGNTVSNLSSSRALRDITQKHGGTYEAAAVGEVNVVTKMKANNAIIGGEGNGGIIYPESHYGRDSLVGTALFLMLMAEKGGTVAELRASYPSYFMSKKKIQLTPGLDVDGILKAMAEKYANEELSTIDGVKIDFAENWVHLRKSNTEPIIRIYTEAKSQTEADGLADRIIGEIKSIAGL; this is encoded by the coding sequence ATGACACTAATAAAATCTATTTCAGGAATACGAGGAACAATTGGAGGTAAACCAGGAGAAAATCTTACACCTATTGATGCGGTAAAGTTTGCGGCATCTTACGGAGTCTGGTTAAAAGACTATTCTAAAAAGGATAAATTAAAAGTTGTTATTGGTCGCGATGCCCGTTTATCTGGTGAGATGATGCAGAACCTTGTGGTATCTACTTTGGTAGGTTTAGGTATCGATGTAGTCGATTTAGATTTGTCTACAACACCAACCGTAGAGATTGCGGTGCCAATGGAGAATGCCGATGGTGGAATTATTTTAACAGCAAGTCATAATCCAAAACAATGGAATGCATTAAAGTTGTTGAATGAAAAAGGCGAATTCTTAGATGCTGCTCAGGGAGCTAAAATTCTTGAAATAGCAGAAAAAGAAGATTTCGATTTTTCTGATGTTGATGATTTAGGAGTGATAAATAAAAACGACAGTTATATTGATATTCATATTGATGAAGTTTTAAACCTTTCTTTGGTAGATGCCGAGGTGGTTAAAAAAGCGAAATTCAAAGTAGTTGTTGATGGAGTGAATTCTACTGGTGGTATTGCAATTCCAAAACTTTTAAAGGAGTTCGGAGTAGAAGTGGTTGAGTTGTATTGCAAACCAACCGGTCATTTTCCACACAATCCAGAGCCGTTAAAAGAGCACTTAAAAGATATTTGCGATTTAGTAATTAAAGAAAAAGCTGATTTCGGTATCGTAGTAGATCCAGATGTTGACCGTTTGGCGTTCATTAGTAACGATGGCGAAATGTTTGGTGAAGAATATACCTTGGTCGCTTGTGCTGATTATGTGTTAGGTAAAACAAAAGGTAATACGGTTTCTAACCTATCATCTTCTCGTGCATTGCGCGATATTACCCAAAAGCATGGTGGTACATATGAAGCTGCAGCAGTAGGTGAAGTAAATGTAGTTACCAAAATGAAAGCGAATAATGCTATTATTGGTGGTGAAGGTAATGGAGGTATCATATATCCAGAAAGTCACTACGGTAGAGATTCATTAGTAGGTACTGCTTTGTTTTTAATGTTAATGGCTGAAAAAGGTGGTACAGTAGCAGAATTAAGAGCTAGCTACCCAAGTTACTTTATGAGTAAGAAGAAAATTCAATTGACTCCTGGTTTAGATGTTGATGGAATTTTAAAAGCTATGGCTGAAAAGTATGCAAATGAAGAGCTGTCTACTATTGATGGTGTAAAGATCGATTTTGCAGAAAACTGGGTTCATTTAAGAAAATCGAATACAGAGCCAATCATAAGAATTTACACAGAAGCTAAAAGTCAGACAGAGGCTGACGGCTTAGCAGATAGAATTATTGGTGAGATAAAATCTATAGCAGGTTTATAA
- a CDS encoding transporter substrate-binding domain-containing protein, producing the protein MRILLLVIVFVISISASGQVDDEKLRIGYTAAAPFIVENGEDVEGLNVWLWKRVASDLNIEYEMIPMEFSSMLDSLRTGGIDLSINPLTITSQRSKEMEFTHSFYASNATIAIAQVSSFDRLKSYLSGFLNVGFLSGLLILLFIIFLFGVLGWLFERKKNPEAFRPGRSGLWDGMWWSAVTLTTVGYGDKAPVTKFGKITALVLMFGGLLFISGLTASIASSLTVNQLTNNPDGFNEFKGRAVGTITNSGTENFLSEHFFKDIHTYSNVPTGLKNLDQGNIKAFIYDEPILKYAIQRDSTLHKLELLPVKFDIQFYAFGLPKTHVELEQRITQRILEIIETEEWDIVLNEYGLAEF; encoded by the coding sequence ATGAGAATTCTTCTATTAGTAATTGTGTTTGTAATTTCAATCTCGGCAAGCGGTCAAGTTGATGATGAAAAATTACGTATTGGCTATACTGCTGCAGCACCTTTTATAGTTGAAAACGGAGAGGATGTGGAGGGGCTTAATGTCTGGTTATGGAAAAGAGTGGCTAGTGATTTGAATATTGAATATGAGATGATACCAATGGAGTTTTCATCTATGTTAGATTCTCTTCGCACTGGTGGAATTGATTTAAGTATTAATCCGCTAACCATTACCAGTCAGCGTAGTAAAGAGATGGAGTTTACACATTCTTTTTATGCTTCTAATGCTACAATAGCTATTGCCCAAGTTTCTTCTTTTGATAGATTGAAGTCATATTTAAGTGGTTTTTTAAATGTCGGATTTCTAAGTGGTTTATTGATATTGCTATTTATTATCTTTCTATTTGGGGTTCTCGGGTGGTTGTTTGAACGTAAGAAAAATCCGGAGGCATTTAGACCGGGAAGAAGTGGATTATGGGATGGCATGTGGTGGTCTGCTGTAACTTTGACTACTGTGGGTTATGGCGATAAGGCACCGGTCACCAAATTTGGCAAGATAACCGCCTTGGTTCTAATGTTTGGCGGACTCCTATTTATTTCTGGATTAACAGCTAGTATAGCATCGAGTTTAACCGTAAATCAACTAACCAATAATCCTGATGGGTTTAATGAATTTAAAGGTAGGGCAGTGGGTACTATAACTAATTCAGGTACTGAAAACTTCTTGTCAGAACACTTTTTTAAAGATATACACACCTATTCAAATGTACCAACTGGTTTAAAAAATTTAGATCAAGGTAATATAAAGGCTTTCATATATGATGAGCCTATTTTAAAATATGCCATTCAAAGAGATTCTACATTACATAAATTAGAGTTGCTACCTGTAAAATTCGATATACAGTTCTATGCCTTCGGACTCCCGAAAACACATGTAGAATTAGAGCAACGCATTACTCAGCGAATTCTTGAAATAATAGAAACCGAAGAATGGGATATTGTTTTAAATGAATATGGTCTGGCAGAATTTTAG